The proteins below come from a single Agrococcus beijingensis genomic window:
- a CDS encoding ferritin-like fold-containing protein yields the protein MKWFDRTPRDVTRQLLRHHRVPVVGDRVLLSDVRPALVPFVGQALGLELDIVAKAGRVLDAAPSAEAQVALAEVVRIHATRATAFARILESEDVEPEDAMRPFADSAREFSHHISGADWYEELLAIHVVSGLLEDFFVAIVPGLPADDQDAMLRALRGESAHPQLVKLLQAAIELTPRLSDRLAVWGRRLVGDALLQMYLAVNGPDDSGRAVPSQPRLEPAFNDIVASHTRRMDELGLTA from the coding sequence GTGAAGTGGTTCGACAGGACGCCGCGCGATGTGACCCGGCAGCTGCTGCGGCACCACCGCGTGCCGGTCGTCGGCGACCGCGTGCTGCTGAGCGATGTGCGGCCGGCGCTGGTGCCGTTCGTGGGCCAGGCGCTCGGTCTCGAGCTCGACATCGTGGCGAAGGCCGGGCGCGTGCTCGATGCCGCGCCGTCGGCCGAGGCGCAGGTCGCGCTGGCTGAGGTGGTGCGCATCCACGCGACCCGGGCGACGGCGTTCGCGCGCATCCTCGAGAGCGAGGACGTCGAGCCCGAGGACGCCATGCGGCCCTTCGCCGACAGCGCCCGCGAGTTCTCGCACCACATCTCCGGCGCCGACTGGTACGAGGAGCTGCTGGCGATCCACGTCGTGAGCGGCCTGCTCGAGGACTTCTTCGTCGCGATCGTGCCCGGGCTGCCCGCCGACGACCAGGACGCCATGCTGCGCGCGCTGCGAGGCGAGAGCGCCCACCCGCAGCTCGTGAAGCTGCTGCAGGCGGCCATCGAGCTGACGCCGCGGCTGTCGGACCGGCTGGCGGTCTGGGGTCGCAGGCTCGTGGGGGATGCGCTGCTGCAGATGTACCTGGCGGTCAACGGCCCCGACGACTCCGGTCGTGCGGTGCCGAGCCAGCCGCGGCTCGAGCCGGCCTTCAACGACATCGTGGCGTCGCACACGCGTCGCATGGACGAACTGGGCCTCACCGCCTGA
- a CDS encoding DUF3107 domain-containing protein, with protein sequence MDIRIGIKDSAREIAFDSAQTVEEVQAAVVGALDGGQLTIDDAKGRRYIVPSANIAYVEIGSESVRKIGFVA encoded by the coding sequence ATGGACATCCGCATCGGCATCAAGGACTCGGCTCGCGAGATCGCGTTCGACTCGGCGCAGACCGTCGAAGAGGTGCAGGCCGCTGTGGTCGGCGCGCTCGACGGCGGCCAGCTCACGATCGACGACGCGAAGGGCCGCCGCTACATCGTGCCCAGCGCGAACATCGCCTACGTCGAGATCGGCAGCGAGTCGGTGCGCAAGATCGGCTTCGTGGCCTGA